The DNA region CGAATCGTCGGCCGCGGCCGGGCGGTGGCCGGGAGCGGCGGGGAGGCCGGGGCGGCGGCGCGGGTCAGGTGCGGGTGTAGACCGTCTGGAAGCGGAAGTACGCGTCGAAGCCCTCCGGGCCCAGTTCGCGGCCCAGGCCGCTGGCCTTGATGCCGCCGTAGGGCGCGCCGAGGTCGAGGTCGAAGAAGTTGACGCCGACCGTGCCGGTCTCGACGCGGCGGCTGACCGCGAGGGCCCGTTCGACGTCGCTGGTCCAGATCGTGCCGCCGAGGCCGTAGGGCGAGTCGTTGGCGAGGGCGACGGCGTGGTCGAGGCCGTCGTAGGGGACCACGCACAGCACCGGGCCGAAGATCTCCTCCCGCACCGCGGGGTGGGAGTGGTCCAGCCCGGTCAGCACGGCGGGTTCGGCGAAGTACCCCTGCTCGGGGACGTCTCCGGCACGGCGGGCGGTGGCCAGCCGCCCGCCGTCGGCGAGCGCGGCGGCGACGCGGGAGCGCACCCGGTCCCGGCGGGCGGCGCTGAGCAGCGGGCCGAGCCGGGTCTGCGGGTCCAGCGGATCGCCGATCGGCAGCGCGTCGGCCGCTGCGGCGATCCGCGCGGTGATCTCGTCGTGGCGTGCCCGCGGCACCAGAACCCGGGTCGACATGTAGCAGGCCTGGCCGCTGTGCAGCAGCGCGGCGGCGGCCAGCCCCGCGGCGATCTCCTCCGCGTCGGCGTCGTCCAGCACGATGGCGGCGGACCTGCTGCTCAGCTCCAGGACCACCGGGCGCAGCAGTTCCGCGCACGCCGCCGCGACCTTCCGGCCGGCCGCGGTGGAGCCGGTGAAGGACACCTTGTCCACGCCGGGGTGGCGGACCAGGGCGGCGCCGGTGACGTCGTCGCCGGGCAGCAGGTTGAGCACACCCGGCGGCAGTCCGGCCCGCTCGGCGGCGGCCACGATCGCGCGGGCGCCGAGGAAGGTGTACGGCGACGGCTTGAGCACCACCGTGCAGCCGGCGGCGAGCGCGGGCGCGAGCTTGAACATGGTGATGGGCTGCGGGAAGTTCCACGGCGCGACCACCGCGACCACCCCGGCCGGCAGGCGGCGCACATGGCTGTGGCCGGCTCCGTCGGCGCGCGGGCGGCGCTCCTCCAGCGGTGTGTTCCTGGCCAGGGCGGCGTGGTAGCGCAGGATCGCGGCCGGCGCGTAGCCCTCGGCGGGCACCGCGGTGCTGATCGGCATGCCGTTCTGGACGCTGGTCAGCGCGGCGCGCTCGGGCGCGTTCTTCTCCAGTTCGGCGGCGAACGCCTCCAGCAGGACGGCGCGGGCCACCGGGTCCAGGCCGGCCCAGTGCGGGTCGCGCAGCGCCCGGCGGGCGGAGGCGACCGCGCGGTCCACGTCGGCCGGGCCGGCCAGCGGCAGTGTGCCGGCGTCGCGCCCGTCGGCGGGCGAGACCAGCGGGAAGCGGGCCCCGCCGGAGGTGGCGAGCCACTGCCCGTCGGCGTGCAGGGGACGGCCCGGATCGTCGGCGCCCGGCGCCCCGTCCGGGCCCGGTGTCTCGCCCGGGGTCGGCGCCTCGTCCGGGCCGGCGGATCTGTGCGGCGGCTGCGGTCGGTCGGCGGAGGGCACGGGCGCGGCATCCGCCCGCGTGTCCATGGGAGCGTGCATCGGCGTGTCCTTCGGTCGGCAGAACGGGAGGTACGCGGAAAGAGCTGTACGCGGGGGGATGTGCGCAGGTACGGGACGACGGAGGCGCGGGCCGTACGGAGACGCGGCCGTGCGGAGGCGCGGCTGTACGGAGGTGGGGCTGTACGGAGGTGCGGGGCACACGGCGGTACGGCCGTACGCGCGTCGAGGGTACGCGGGGGTCGCGCGCGGCGCGGAGGAGCGTACGCGGTGGGCGGCGGCGCGTGTCGGACGGGCCGGGACGCGCTGCCGCCCACCGGACGCGGTCCGCGGCTCCCGACGGGGGGAGGGAGCCGCGGACCGGCAGGGGGGCGGGGCCGTGGAGGTGTCAGGTCGTTCGGGGAGCGTGCGCCGCGTCGTCCGCGAGGCACGCGCGGGCCCGGTCCCGGGCGGCGCCGGTCGGGGGTCCGGCACCGCCCGGGCGGGTTCCGGCGCCCTGGAACGCCGTACGGGACGACGGGGCGGCACCGGAGCCGGTGGCCCCGTCCCCGCTCCGGGCCGAAGCGGGGACGGGGTGCTGGGGGGCGGTCAGCCCGCCTTGGCGCCCTGCAGTTCGGGCGAGGCGTCCTCGGCCGGCTGGTCGCCGCGCGGCTTGCCCGGCGCGAAGAACGCCGCGGCCATGCCGACGAGGGAGGCCGCCGCGCCCAGCCCGAGCGCGGCCCGGAAGCCGTCGACCGCGGCGGAGGCCGAGGAGTAGTCGCCGTTGGCGGCGAAGACCGCGCCCATGAAGGACACGCCGAAGACGCCGCCGAGTTCTCGCATGGAGCTGTTGGCGCCCGAGGCGATGCCCATGTCCTCCGGCTGCATCGAGGCGAAGACCAGGTTGATGCCGGTGGGCAGGGCCATCGCGATGCCGGCGCCGCCGAGGATCAGCGGCGCCACCAGCGCGCCGTAACCAGTCCCGTCGCCGACCGCCAGGGCCAGCCAGCCCAGCGAGACCGTCAGCAGGAACAGGCCGGCGATCATGAAGGGCTTGTTGCCGTACGTGTCGGCCTTGCTGCCGGCCAGTGGCGCGACGATCATCGGCATCGCGGTCCAGGCCAGCAGGCGCAGGCCGGTGGCGAGCGGTCCGTCGCCGAAGCCGACCTGGAACAGCTGGGACAGGATGAACAGCGCGCCGATGAGGGCGAAGTGCTGGAAGAAGGCGGCGATGTTGGCGACGCTGAAGCCGCGTACCCGGAAGTAGCGCAGCGGCAGCATCGGCTGCGGGGCGCGGCGTTCCCACATCAGGAAGGCCACCAGGAGCACCGCGCCGACCGCGAAGGCGGTGAGCGGCTCGGCGTCGCCCCAGCCGACGGCCGGCGCCCGGACCGCGCCCCACACCAGGCCGAGCAGGCCGAGCGAGGCGAGCAGCAGGCCGATGACGTCGAGCTTGGGCCGCGGGCCGCGGCTCTCCTGGAGCAGCACGGCCGACAGCACGGTCGCGGCGCCGCCGATGGGGACGTTGATCCAGAAGATCCAGTGCCAGGACAGGCCCTGGGTGATCAGGCCGCCGAGCAGCGGTCCCGCGGCGATGGCCAGGCCCGAGACGCTGCCCCACACGCCCATCGCCTTGCCGCGGGTCTCGGGCGGGAAGGCGTTGCTGAGCAGGGTCAGGCTGACCGGGATGGCGATGCCGGCCGCGACGCCCTGCAGCACACGGGCGATGACCAGCAC from Actinacidiphila sp. DG2A-62 includes:
- a CDS encoding aldehyde dehydrogenase family protein, yielding MHAPMDTRADAAPVPSADRPQPPHRSAGPDEAPTPGETPGPDGAPGADDPGRPLHADGQWLATSGGARFPLVSPADGRDAGTLPLAGPADVDRAVASARRALRDPHWAGLDPVARAVLLEAFAAELEKNAPERAALTSVQNGMPISTAVPAEGYAPAAILRYHAALARNTPLEERRPRADGAGHSHVRRLPAGVVAVVAPWNFPQPITMFKLAPALAAGCTVVLKPSPYTFLGARAIVAAAERAGLPPGVLNLLPGDDVTGAALVRHPGVDKVSFTGSTAAGRKVAAACAELLRPVVLELSSRSAAIVLDDADAEEIAAGLAAAALLHSGQACYMSTRVLVPRARHDEITARIAAAADALPIGDPLDPQTRLGPLLSAARRDRVRSRVAAALADGGRLATARRAGDVPEQGYFAEPAVLTGLDHSHPAVREEIFGPVLCVVPYDGLDHAVALANDSPYGLGGTIWTSDVERALAVSRRVETGTVGVNFFDLDLGAPYGGIKASGLGRELGPEGFDAYFRFQTVYTRT
- a CDS encoding MFS transporter, which translates into the protein MSASHATTRPVRPGWTLALVAVCAFLTSLDVMVVVTALPTMRTDLHASLSDLEWTINAYNLAFGCLMLTGAALGDRFGRLRVYATGLGVFTLASAMAALSTSVEVLVIARVLQGVAAGIAIPVSLTLLSNAFPPETRGKAMGVWGSVSGLAIAAGPLLGGLITQGLSWHWIFWINVPIGGAATVLSAVLLQESRGPRPKLDVIGLLLASLGLLGLVWGAVRAPAVGWGDAEPLTAFAVGAVLLVAFLMWERRAPQPMLPLRYFRVRGFSVANIAAFFQHFALIGALFILSQLFQVGFGDGPLATGLRLLAWTAMPMIVAPLAGSKADTYGNKPFMIAGLFLLTVSLGWLALAVGDGTGYGALVAPLILGGAGIAMALPTGINLVFASMQPEDMGIASGANSSMRELGGVFGVSFMGAVFAANGDYSSASAAVDGFRAALGLGAAASLVGMAAAFFAPGKPRGDQPAEDASPELQGAKAG